A portion of the Tenacibaculum todarodis genome contains these proteins:
- the rpsT gene encoding 30S ribosomal protein S20 gives MANHKSALKRIRSNEAKRLRNKYQHKTTRNAVRDLRASSDKKEAEGMLTKVISMLDKLAKNNIIHKNKAANLKSKLTKQVAAL, from the coding sequence ATGGCAAATCACAAGTCAGCATTAAAGAGGATTAGAAGTAACGAAGCTAAGAGATTACGTAACAAATATCAGCATAAAACTACACGTAATGCTGTAAGAGACTTACGTGCATCTTCAGATAAGAAAGAAGCTGAAGGGATGTTAACTAAAGTTATTTCTATGTTAGACAAATTAGCAAAGAATAACATTATTCATAAGAATAAAGCAGCTAACTTAAAGTCTAAATTGACTAAGCAAGTAGCAGCTTTATAA
- the rodA gene encoding rod shape-determining protein RodA, with product MRQERNNIFLGLDWILVALYATLVIFGWMNIYAASTTPENNELLDFSTKYGKQLIFIILSIPLIILILFLNSKFYERFSSVLYIFSLILLAGLFLFGKNINGATSWYNFGSIGLQPSEFAKAFTALAVAKLLSDRNYNLKLIKNQIKAFIVIFTPAFLIALQPDMGSVLIYLAFFFVFNREGLTLNYIIFGAITVLLFLLTIYFGALWVLIISFLLITAYTIYAIYRDKRFLRFNWPKIVGLYTAVGLFIIAFGFIFNNVFKQHHRDRFDVLLGKKIDIKRIGYNSHQAELTISSGGFLGKGYLQGDRTQGNFVPEQHTDYIFSTVGEEWGFLGSSLVIILFVVLLYRVIYLSETTTNKFGRIYGYGVASIIFFHLLVNVGMVIGLFPTVGIPLPFFSYGGSSLWGFTVLLFIFIRLDAHKKYDW from the coding sequence TTGCGTCAGGAACGAAATAACATATTTTTAGGCTTAGATTGGATACTTGTTGCTTTATACGCTACACTAGTTATTTTTGGCTGGATGAATATTTATGCCGCTTCTACAACTCCAGAAAATAATGAGCTATTAGATTTTTCAACAAAATATGGAAAACAACTAATTTTTATTATTCTATCTATTCCGCTAATTATTTTAATCTTATTTCTAAACTCTAAATTTTATGAGCGCTTTTCTAGTGTTCTATATATATTCTCTTTAATATTACTCGCAGGTTTATTTCTCTTCGGAAAGAATATAAATGGAGCTACTTCTTGGTATAACTTTGGCAGTATTGGTTTACAACCCTCTGAGTTTGCAAAAGCGTTTACAGCTTTAGCTGTTGCTAAATTATTAAGTGACAGAAATTACAACTTAAAACTTATAAAAAACCAAATAAAAGCATTTATAGTAATCTTTACTCCTGCTTTCTTAATTGCATTACAACCAGATATGGGTTCTGTACTTATCTATTTGGCTTTCTTTTTTGTTTTTAACAGAGAAGGTCTAACATTAAATTATATTATTTTTGGAGCAATTACAGTACTTTTATTTTTACTAACAATATACTTTGGTGCACTTTGGGTTTTAATAATTTCTTTCCTATTAATAACTGCATATACCATTTATGCCATTTATAGAGATAAACGTTTTTTACGTTTCAATTGGCCTAAAATAGTTGGCTTATATACTGCTGTTGGTTTATTTATTATAGCTTTTGGATTTATTTTTAATAATGTATTTAAACAACACCATAGGGATCGTTTTGATGTTCTTTTGGGAAAAAAAATAGATATTAAAAGAATTGGATACAATTCTCACCAAGCGGAATTAACAATTAGTTCTGGAGGTTTTTTAGGTAAAGGATATTTACAAGGAGATAGAACTCAAGGAAATTTTGTTCCAGAACAACATACAGATTATATTTTTAGTACTGTTGGAGAAGAATGGGGCTTTTTAGGAAGTAGTCTTGTAATTATTCTTTTTGTTGTTTTACTTTATCGAGTAATCTACTTATCCGAAACAACAACAAATAAATTTGGGCGAATTTACGGCTACGGCGTGGCTTCCATTATATTCTTTCACCTTTTAGTTAATGTTGGTATGGTTATAGGATTGTTTCCAACTGTTGGTATTCCGCTGCCTTTTTTTAGTTACGGAGGTTCTTCTCTTTGGGGTTTTACAGTGTTACTTTTTATCTTTATAAGATTGGATGCTCATAAGAAATACGATTGGTAG